CTCAATCTCGTCAAAATCTATGACGCAGTTGACATACTGCATGCGCAACATGTCGCGGCCGCCATCAAGGGCCATGGCCACGGCACAGAACACAAAGCCCAATTCCCGCGCCCGGCTCATCACCGAGGCGGCTGCCGATTCTTCCATGGGCAGATTGAGATAGACCATTTCAGCCGAAGCGCGCATGGTCAGCTGGAACAGCCCCTGCTTGATCTGTTCCACAGTGTCGCGGCCGATTTCGTTGACCGTGATGACGCCCATGTTCAAGGTCGGCAAGAACACGGAATGAACGAAGGCGGTCCGTTCAGAGTTCTGCCGCAGCTGCGTGTCGACGGTAACCGGTCTGCCGCACCCCGCGTAAATGGCGGCAACCAGGTCCCGATACCCATCGCAGACCGAAACTGTTTTAGGTCCGACCGCCTTCAACGGCATGAAATTGTACACGCAGCTGCGCCGGTTGTGCTCCTGCTGCTGATCCATTTTCTTAAACGCCAGCGTGGCGGGCAGGTAGCCCAACATCAGACCGCAGGAGAAGCTGCCTGTTTTCAGGCTGGTCTTCTGGCTGCGGGTATGATTGGTCACCGGCTCACTGCAGATGCCGATCAAACCGATGTCAATGGCATAGTCGTTGAGAAATCGCTTCATCCGTTCCAGCAATTTGCGTCCGCGGTGTAACGGATTGATCACCGCCTGGCCGCTCTCCATCAACACACCCGCCACCCGCGTATCCAGCGAACAGTGGCCGACGATCTCCCCCTCTTCACTGACCGCCACGGCACTGATCAGGCTTTCATCCTCGATTTTCTTGCTGATTTTTTCCGGATAATACATGTCTTCGACAAGGTAGGTATAGCCGTAGGCCCGGTACAGACATCTGGAAATATGAATGGCTTCATCGGGATGCGCCAGACGGATCTCATACTTCTGGGGAGGGGCCTGGGCGTCGTCATGCGCATAGACTTGCAGCTCGGAACCGCCCTCCATCTGCGTCACGTCCTGGTACGGCACCTGGAAGGAGATGCTCAGCTGATTGCCTTTGGCGCCGAGATGCTCCCATTTGACGGCATCGGCGGATTTCTGAATCAGAAACAGCCCCAGCCCATCATGATCGAAATCACTCTGAACGGTTGCCGGGTTGTAACGATTCAAGGTCGCGGGATCAAACGGCAGGCCTAGATCGTGGAAGATCAATGTCAGAACATTGTCGAGAAACGCCGCCTGGATGCGAATCTCTCCAAACTCACCCGGGCCGTAAGCATTTTCAACCGTGTAGCAGAAGGCCTCCTCGGCGGAGAGCAGAATACTGTTTATTTTGCTTTTTTCTTTAAAATAAAGGGTGGAAAAACTTTCCACAAAAGCCATGCACACGGGTAACACAGCTAAATCGTTCGCCAGGTTCAGTGTTGCCTTCATACTCGTTGCGTGCCCTTTTTTCAGCGACGATTTCCTGTCGGTAGCGTTTTCAGGAGCAAGGACCCGCTGTCTTCAACTCAGCAGAGGTTCTTGCAAAATCAGACATTAAACATTCATAAAGAAATAGCACGCTACCATGTTCACCCACGGAAGGAAACCAAAGAATCCAATATCTTGACCATCGCCTTGGTATCCATTTCGTAGCAGAACAACAGATCGCGGCATCGGCAACAATCTGGGCCAGGCAGGTGAAAAAATCTTCGTAGCGCTCGGTTTCGCCGGGCGCATTGCGGTAGGTTTTGCCGAGGTGAATGTCGGATGTATGGATAAAACGCATCAGGGGTCCGTTATGATGGTATTGTTTTTCTATTCGCCTCGCGATAAAGGCCTCGATAACTTCGGATAAAAGCTATTGTGTTCACCCCGACCAGCAGAGCTGAAGCACAAAAGATACAGATAAAATAGCAACTTTAAGGTTCTACGACATCGTGGCCTTTATCAGATTTTATCGCGAAGTCATCGTGAAGCTAAAAACCTTTTCTTTAGCCCCACGATAAGGGCCTCGATAAGTTCGGATGTAACCTTTAAAAGCGTTGTTTTTTTATTTTTCAGATCTGATTTATCCAGCAAACCTGAAATAGCCATTTGAGGAATAAATACAAAAGTCTCGTTCCAGATTCAAAATCTTGGCCTTTATCAGAACTTATCGCGAGGGTATCGCGAAGCTAAAAAAGATTTAGCTCTTCCCCTGTGTCTTGTGGTCAATGATTGCCTCAGCCAAAACCTCCAGAACCTTAACCATGGCCCAGGTGTCCATTTCGCAGTAACGCAGCAGATCGCGGCGCAGTTGGTCCAGCTCTTCTCCCGGCTCCATGGCGCACATGGTGTGATAGGCCTGCATAGCGGCCGAGCCGTCGGCGATGGCCAGCTCCTTGTAATTCAGCTCCGGCACCATGGCGGGCAACACCTCTTTGATGGAGTAGGAGCCCTGCATCTGCCAGCGATAGAGGTCACGCTTGCGGAACGGCTCCATCAGGTCACGGATATTGGCGATACGCTGGTGGAGGGCATCGGCCAGATCGGGAAACTGGTTGGCCAACTCGCGAAGCACCCCTTTTTCGAAACTCTGGTTGTAGGTGAGGATGCACGCCTCCTGCGGGATCACCGCCAGCAGCTGTTCGACCAGTTCACGGCGCGGGTCGCTATTGGACGGAGCCAGATACTCGAAATGTTGGGCGTCACCACCGACCACTTGCTGGGCATGGATCGAATATTGAAACGGCACCTGCTGATAGGGCCGCGTGCCATCAAATTTGGGGATCGGCGTGCTGAAGGTTTCGAAATCGAGGTGGTACAACGGATACCACAGGCCGTCGAGAAACACCTGCACGCCGTCGGCATTGAGCGAATCCTGCTGATTCAAAGTCGCTTCCACTTGCTGACGCTGTTTGGCATTGAGTTCGTCGAGGGGAATCGCGTCAAAGGTCACCACACCGCGCCGGTAGAGGTCGAACTTGTTGATACCACGCCCGCGCAAATCGAACACCGAGTTGGGTGGAATGTGCTGCCAGCAGTAGGGGATAAAATCGCACTCAAACGGATCAGTGCAGTGCGGGCCGATGTCGAGATCCGGCTCGTTGAGCTGGCGTAGAGTTTCGCGCAGCTCGCGCACGCCGTCGGGGATATGCTGCAAACGCACCTTGACCTGAGTGGTGACCTCTTCACTGTGAAACAGCTGGTGCACGTCAATCTCACCGTGACGCACGTAGCTGTTGTCGATATGAACGAGGAACGATTTGGAAATCGACAGCCCGCAGCCATTCAACACATAGTGCTGGATCGCCACATCATCGAGGTTGACATCCTTGACCGAGGTGCCCATTTTCACTTCGTGAATCTGCCACTGCTCGCCATCGCGCACCAGCAGATCGACCTTGACGAAGATGGCGGAAAACGAGAACGACGCCTCGTAGATGACGTCCACACCCTGCTCGATCAGCTCTTTGGTCTTGGCCAGCTGCGCCGGAACGGTCAACCCTTCATAAGGCACTTCGATGCCGCCGGGATACAGCTGTTGGGCAAGAATGCCCACCTCGGTACCGGCGCGAAACTTGGCTTCGAGATCGGGGCGCTCCGGCAGAACAAATTCCGGCGGCCGCTTGGTCAGCCACAACGCCTTGGGGCATTGAAAGCCCTTGAGCAACAGTGACTTGCTCAGTCCCATGCTGACCGGTTTTGCCATGGTTCCTCCTGAAAAGAAAAGCGACAGTGACAACCTCAAACGCCATGATCATAGCCTGACCAGACACTGTTTTCCACCTGTTTAGCCGAAAGGAAATCCACACGGAAACAGAACGAGGGTTAGGCAGGTACCGTCGATCCAAAGGTCGCAAGAACATAAGCAACCCGCTCTTCGGCACTGGTGTGTTTGAGCCTGAGGTTCTCAATATGACGCAGACGCGGCAGCAGACCGTGACCATTGGCTGCCTGGATGGACAAGCCGGGACGGGCGTTGAGTTCCAACAACAGGGGCCGGTTATGGCGGTCGAGGACAATGTCGGTGCCGATATAACCGAGGCCGGTCATATCGTAACAGCGTGCCGCCAGATGGAGGATCTCCTGCCAGCCGGGGATGCTGATC
This region of uncultured Desulfuromonas sp. genomic DNA includes:
- a CDS encoding ATP-binding protein produces the protein MKATLNLANDLAVLPVCMAFVESFSTLYFKEKSKINSILLSAEEAFCYTVENAYGPGEFGEIRIQAAFLDNVLTLIFHDLGLPFDPATLNRYNPATVQSDFDHDGLGLFLIQKSADAVKWEHLGAKGNQLSISFQVPYQDVTQMEGGSELQVYAHDDAQAPPQKYEIRLAHPDEAIHISRCLYRAYGYTYLVEDMYYPEKISKKIEDESLISAVAVSEEGEIVGHCSLDTRVAGVLMESGQAVINPLHRGRKLLERMKRFLNDYAIDIGLIGICSEPVTNHTRSQKTSLKTGSFSCGLMLGYLPATLAFKKMDQQQEHNRRSCVYNFMPLKAVGPKTVSVCDGYRDLVAAIYAGCGRPVTVDTQLRQNSERTAFVHSVFLPTLNMGVITVNEIGRDTVEQIKQGLFQLTMRASAEMVYLNLPMEESAAASVMSRARELGFVFCAVAMALDGGRDMLRMQYVNCVIDFDEIEVLGPTAERIYSFIKAELAELSELEMTHGQDDFCGE
- a CDS encoding DUF2779 domain-containing protein, with amino-acid sequence MAKPVSMGLSKSLLLKGFQCPKALWLTKRPPEFVLPERPDLEAKFRAGTEVGILAQQLYPGGIEVPYEGLTVPAQLAKTKELIEQGVDVIYEASFSFSAIFVKVDLLVRDGEQWQIHEVKMGTSVKDVNLDDVAIQHYVLNGCGLSISKSFLVHIDNSYVRHGEIDVHQLFHSEEVTTQVKVRLQHIPDGVRELRETLRQLNEPDLDIGPHCTDPFECDFIPYCWQHIPPNSVFDLRGRGINKFDLYRRGVVTFDAIPLDELNAKQRQQVEATLNQQDSLNADGVQVFLDGLWYPLYHLDFETFSTPIPKFDGTRPYQQVPFQYSIHAQQVVGGDAQHFEYLAPSNSDPRRELVEQLLAVIPQEACILTYNQSFEKGVLRELANQFPDLADALHQRIANIRDLMEPFRKRDLYRWQMQGSYSIKEVLPAMVPELNYKELAIADGSAAMQAYHTMCAMEPGEELDQLRRDLLRYCEMDTWAMVKVLEVLAEAIIDHKTQGKS